The following nucleotide sequence is from Corylus avellana chromosome ca7, CavTom2PMs-1.0.
aacccaacaaatcatACACACTCAGAAAATCAAACGATAGGCCATTTGCTTCGAATGGTTTGGGTTTGAGTTTGTTTGAGGTtctgagggagagagaaatcaGAGAAGGGAGCGTTGAGGGAGAAGgggtgaaagagagagaagagagaaaagattaaaaaaattgaaagaaagagaaaatataattaaataatacttACAGTTGCTGAATGAAAGTTTACTGTAACATTTGTAGACAGAAATGCTATTTTACAAGTACTGCTGgacgaaggaaaaaaaaaaagctattttaactaaaaagttAACTTAAAAGGGCTGTTGGGGATGCTCTAATGTTGTGTCGGGGTGGAATTTGGTACTCTCTATCCTAATTCATTCACAAAATGGCGATCATGAAATTCAATGGGCCAACTCTATTCATATATAGGGTGAGATTATATATGGTCTTCTTCAAGTGCCAACAAATGGGCCTAGCTCATTATGAGAATAAAATAACTAGAATGATTATGTTAGTCCGCCCAAAattaatgagaaatgctaaatattataattttatccaacatttataaaattctcaattaacccttaaattaattattgttaaattaaaaattccaaTGGTTGATCTAGAGTACCACAACAATTGTTAgacaattgtaaaataaaaatatagtatctaACATTACTGATTAAATACAATAATCTCTCACTTTAACAGCAAAAGTCTTTCAACCCCAAAACGCGCAACAAGATAAGAATACAATGGGAGGATGCATCTTGCTTATGAAATATTTTCTTCACATTTTTGTAATTGGTGATGACTCAAAATAGCTCTAAATGGAAGGAAAACTTTTTATAACCAAAATCTGAGATTTATGGGTTGATGGTTGTCATACAAAGTATAACCACCATGTATTATTTCGACCAGTCCAGTAAGCAGGAAattaccaccaaaaaaaaaaaaacattattctAACCAGGAAATGGAGGtgatggaaataaataaataaataaataaataataataaatgagagTAACACTCCGTTTATTTCTAAGCCATCCTAATTTTTGGTGAATGGTACTATCGAGAATTTtggtcaaataaaaaatattatcgATTGACCTAAAAAACCTCTTTTAACCCAAggtaaaaatgattttttattttcttcgtaaactatttttaaagtttaaacttcTCAtttttcacacattttttttatcacagtTTATTTTTCATCGCGGTTAGAGGCTCGCCTTTAGAAGTCTCTGAAACTACCATTTGAAGTCATCGAAATCTATCATCGGAGTTTGTTGGAAGTCAGCGGTCGTTATCAATTGCCACAACCGGTTGTTGCCGgccattgccaatttttttatatgagtcaaacactaaaaacatattttagttaaagtaattttttttctaattaaaaatagtttaattcaaaacaactgAGCATAAAATGAAAGAATCCCTAGTAGGACCAacaacaaagttttccttcaaactaggttggaaaaatttcttttaacctaatctataaatAAAAGTGACATTCCTTTAACATTTgagatgcatatgtttttttaatgagtaatgcAAGGGATcatcattttatcatttttttatcctcctaaagctgatgtgacttttaaaatcacaattaaattttagatgaatcatactcgaattttgattcaatggtgattttgaaagctacATTAACttcgaaaataaaaaaatggttcataacattactcttttttaatggagtaacaaaattaaaataaattttattaaaaactcatgtgcatcctacatgttatttaaaaaagaaatatatgtcagttttatagattaggttaaagaaaacaaCCCAATTTAGGAGAAAGCTTTGTTCTAATTAACCaccatcaaaattcaaaaggagTAAACCGTGGCTTGgacgaaagagagagagagagagagagagttgaacAAGGGCCTAAGGCTTGAGAGTCCAGCAATCAAAATTTACCCTAATCAGGAAATACGGATACTGATCCTAAAGAAATGGGAGAGGAGAAGAGAAAGGGGAGCGGCATGTACAGACAGATTGGCTTGTGTAGGAAGTGGGAACAGAAGCGTCTCTGATAGAGATATCAATCTGGGAGAAAGATAAGAGGAGAGGAGCGTCGTCTCGTCTGTCCCATTAATATTGACATAATAAACAAGCAAAAACTTTGTGGGTCGTCGCCTCTTGAATCGGGGGATCGGACAGAAAGAAAGGAGGTACTTCCATAATCCCAACGCCAATTCTTATTCCTCAATTCCGACATACATACATCTGAAACACAGTCTCGTAACTACATCTGAATCTCACATATTCCTGATCCTGTAGTGTTGGCTATTATTAGATTTATGATCCTTCTTGTAATATTATCAACTTGCAGGGGGCATGATCCGATTTGAGTAGGATCTTTCTAAAATGATCAGGAATGTGTGATTCGCTTGATCGTATTTCCCTTAATTTATAATCTGTTTTTGGGTTTGATGTAACGTAACTTTCAAGTGTGGGCAAGTAATGATGTGGTTACCCTAGACCCATGCTAGAGAAGAGGGTTCAACTCATTTTATGTAAATTTATTGTGGCTTTAGCATCTAATGGTATTGGCAAAGAATCATGAGAGCAGGACTGTAAAACTGATACAGGGGTGTACAATGATAACAAGGGGGAGCTGAGGTGCATGAAACTAGTGAAGGGATTGATAGCAATGTGTATAAGACTAGGTATACCAAAGAGCAGGATTGATAAGGGTCTGAAGCTCACTGTAGCTGATATCAGCAAGCAAAATAAACCTAAGAAGGGGATGAGCGCTGTATCAAGGATATGTAGGAAAATTTATTGGTTCACTTGTTGCTGGTTGTAATTCAGTGAGAGCTGGCTCTCATTGATGGAATGCTCAAGATTTCCTGTTTGTCCACTTTACTTCTTTTGCATGTTAGATGTACTCTTAGTAATTCCTATGTTCTATGAGAGAGATAGCATTGTGCAAATTTAGCTTCTATTCAACTACTTTTCTGTAATCACTCTGATTGCTTAGGGTTTCTTCTTCCTATTTTAGCTTCCTTCGAGGCTTTGATTAACTCATGCTCTCCCCTGGTTATTGACTGCAGCAAGCACTCTGATAACAGCCACTTCGTCACACATGAGTTCAACCGTTTCAACATCTCGAGGAATACTTCCTCCAGCAAGGCTTGGCACCTGTGACACCCCAAATACTGGGGCCTCTGATTCTTTTAGCCAACCTGAAACAGAGTTCAATGACGGTGATGAAACTGAGTTACTTTGTGTATCTTGGAACCAGGACTATGGTTGCTTTGCTGCTGGCACAAGCCAGGGTTTTCGTATTTATAACTGTGACCCATTCAAGGAAACTTTTAGACGTGATTTGAAAAGTGGGGGTTTTAAAATTGTTGAGATGCTCTTCCGGTGCAACATTCTGGCACTTGTTGGAGCCAATTCCCAGTACCCACCAAATAAAGTTATGATTTGGGATGATCATCAGAGCCGATGCATTGGTGAATTTGCATTTAGGTCTGAGGTTCGTGCAGTGAAATTAAGACGGGATCGGATTGTTGTTGTTCTTGAGCACAAGATATATGTTTACAACTTTATGGATCTGAAGCTTCTTCATCAGATTGAGACTCTGGCAAATCCTAGGGGCTTGTGCTGCCTTTCACACCATTCAAATGCGTTTGTGTTGGCTTGCCAAGGTCTTCAACGAGGACAAGTTCGAATTGAACACTTCGGGCTGAATATGACAAAATTGATTCTTGCTCATGATTCAAATATTGCATGCTTCACCTTGACGATGGATGGGCTGCTTCTTGCAACTGCTAGTACCAAGGGCACTTTGATAAGAATATTCAACACAATGGATGGGACTCTCTTACAAGAGGTAGCCTACTTGCCTATGgattttagtattattttatgatTGTTCTCTCAAATTTATGCCTCACGGTTTTGAGATGCATTCTTCTGTATAGCCAGTGCTTGCTTATTTTCATTTACTGCTTGCATGTAGGTACGTAGAGGAGGGAACAGAGCAGAAATATATAGCATTGCTCTCTCTCCAAATGTCCAGTGGTTGGCAGTATCAAGTGACAAAGGCACTATTCATATATTTGGGCTCAGAGTTAGAGTGGTTGGGGAGGACTCATCAGCCCAGTCAAATGCTGCTCAAGGGTTGGCACTGTTTCAGCAGAATTCTTCGACTTCCCTAGATGCCCTTATTTCTCCGAGTACTGGTGCCAACCCTGGTTCATCATTATCTTTCATGAGAGGTAAAGGAAGTTTGTCTGTAAATAATCCATTAGTCTTGGAATGACTCCGTTTAATCTGCCTTGATATTTGAAACTTTTTGTGCTAAGGATTGATgtgaatttttatattattgtgaGAAAACTTGACTATATTTGCTCTGGAATTTTAAAGTAGTGAAACATGAATATCAAAAATTTTTATCTCACACTTTGTAGGGATACTTTACATGCATTGAGTCAACATCTGGGCTTTCTAAGGGTGTCCATGGGGCAGGCCAAGACTATATAATAACAATCAGTGCTGGCGCAGGCCCAGCCCTGCCCTAGGATAGAGTTCTTAGGCCTGAGCACGGCTTCGCCAAGCTTTTTAAACAGTTACTTTGcatgaaatgttatttttaattttcaacaaTAAGAGGATCAGCTGAAAAGTTAACACTTCAAATACTGAACTAAAAggtgtattttttccttttgcttttttttttttggacactAAGGGGAGGGAAGAGATTCAAAGtaatgacctctgcttcatgagacGTAGGCCCAGCCTTAGGGTCATCTCCaaattaaaattgtaaaagTTGTTTAGGGTTATAAGGAAGAAATATTTAACACAAGAAAGTCTCAGTCTGTGCTTTGCTGGTGCAAGCCAAATGCCATCATGTCCATGCCTGCCCCAAACTTGATCAGCTTAAGAAAATCTAAAGCCCTAATATTTTTTGCCCTGCACTTAACTGGCCCCCTGACTGCCTGGCCCATGGCTGCCCTTTGGGTCAGCTGGGATGTAACAGCTCAATTCTGTGTTAAACATTTTACTTATTAGAACTCATGGTTTCTGAACTTTGCTTGGGCAGTTTTCCATAGCATTTTGGCGTGGGCATGGTcttttcgcttttttttttttttttcctttacaacTAACATTTCTGTATTTTCTGATACTTTCCTAGGGGTTTTACCGAAATATTTCAGCTCAGAATGGTCATTTGCTCGGTTCCACTTGCCGGAAGACACACAATTCATTGCAGCGTTTGGATCTCAGAACACCATCATTATAGTTGGCATGGATGGGAGgtatgaattgtattatttgtatgcttatatatatatatatatatatatatatatatatatatatatatatattgagttttTGAATATGTTTCTGAATAGCTCGATTGAACATAATTTTAGTTCTGATCACATATAAGTAGTTTTCTGCTTATGTCTAATTCGGAGTTGTGAATGaaattgatgaagaaaaaaaatcccccAAGTTGTAACTATCAACATGTTATATTTGCTCATTTTTTCCTATTTCTACTACTTGTTTGACTTCATCATGATGATCTTAACCTCTACCTACTTGTGTCTCATGATTCTTCTCTTGACTGGTTCAATTCATTGTTTATGTGGAGATGCTCTTCCACACGCTTGAAATTACCTGATGATCTGCACTACATTCATCAGTAGCATGTAGCTCTGCTTGCTTTGCTCATTTTCTCTTCATAAGTTGACAGTATGTCCAGTCACTTAGAAATTGGAAATGGGAATCTCTAGTTTCGTATACAGTTGACAATTTGGAGTGAGTGACCTAAAATAGTTGACGAAATTGAGATGATAACATCTAGAAACTTTTGGAGTGGATTTCGTATCAGCTCTATCCCCCAAGTTGGAGACTGAATGCAGCGTAGGCAGTTACCTTTTATGTAGTGATTAGGTGCCTGTTTATATAGACTTGACTGGTTTTTGTTGTGGAACCTACTGCACATCCTCATGAAGTAAGCCAGTTATTGTCAAGTAAGAAAACATGATGAAGCACATGCCTCGAATGCATTTGAGTTATCATGTGCAAGGTCATGCAAATCTCTCAATGTTACTCTCTGGAGCCTGGTTTGTTCTACTCCGAGTGACCTTGCACGCCAATGAAAATTTATACCTGGTAGATACATAAAGGCTTATAGAATGTATCATATAGCAATATCAACAAAAATCATTAACAGCAGTATTTTAATATGCTTAACTTGTACTATTTGTCTCTCTCACCTTTCTTCCCGTATTAGCAGTTTCTACAGATGCAGCTTCGATCCAGTGCATGGAGGGGAGATGTTACAGCAGGAATATGTACGCTTTCTAAAAACTGAAAGTAGGCCCAGATAGGGCTCTACTGATAATTGCACGAGCAGTTAATTCTTTCTCATCGTGTGTAAATATGGAGGCTGAACATAACTGTGAATATTTTTGATGGCTACAATGTTCTTACTGTATATCATATATGGGCAATGGTGATGGCAATAATTGCTTTAATGGCAACTTGTACTCTGGATGAGAATCTGTTACTTCATAATTGCAGCAGCTTTGTTCTGGTGTATGTAATCATGTCCCATTGCTACAGAATTTTACTCAACGGTTGCTCTTTATAGCAACGACTATTTGCTTGTTTTACAGCCTTGGAAAATGCAGAACACTTTTAGGTCTTTGTTTTTGGAGTGAGGAGTGGTGTGACGTGTCCTCCCCCACTCCTCTCTTCACTCTCCCATGGATTCAATGGACCCTGACCTTCCCAAAATAATCTCAGAAACAGCCGGTTTAAGTTGGGAGGAAAATCCCCCTCATCTTGAACCGGCTTCGAAAGAACAAACAGCCATGCACAACCATTGGATTTGGGGATCCCATGGGCAAACGGCTTTGCTTTCAAATTCATGATGGGCTTACTATCTTTATTTGGAATGATCACTGGGTTGTAGGCTCTCCAGATCACATTCCTTCTCCAAACCCTCAAGGCCCCTCAACTCGGTCAGATATGAAAGTAGCTGATTTAATCATTAATAACCCACAACAACAACATTAGCAATTAGGGTTGTAACTCTAAGGTCACCGGTttttttctagagagagaggCTCTAACTTCTCTCTAGAAAAACCTTTTCCACCTCCTTGTGAGGGCTTTTAGGGGAGGATGATtggttcttttcctttcctcctctcctcttttttcttttcttcctctgttCTCTTTCCCGTTGTTGATctttgtagtgttttttttgttgtttccgTTCTGTCCAGATGCGCCGGCATCCTCCCTTTTCAGCTCTCAGCGGCCGCCGCTCCGCCAACGTCAGCTCTCTATGGCGCCGCACCGTCCGTTTCTTCACCGGGTTTGTTGAAGGTTTTAGAtctcattttttcaaaactagatCTACAATTTTCTACCAGGCTTTTACCATCACGCGCCTCTCCACTGTGGCCTCCGGCATCCCACCTTTCAAACACCGGCTGCCACTCTTCGCTTCGATCACCACGCGCCGGAGCGTGGTCCACACTTACCGGCGCATGTGTCCTACGCGCCGGTCAGTGTGTACCACCTTCTGTTTTCCGGCCACAGCTGCTGCTTTccggttgtttttttttttttttgtgtttttgtaatttcttttgtatttctgttgttttttgttttgagttattGTCTCCCTGTTTTTTTTAGGTTGGATCTAGATGTGGAGGCTTTTGTAACTAGTTTGGTGTTGGTACCTCTCTCTTCATCAATCCCTGCTACGGACTTCGACAGTGCATATTCGACTTTAGCCTCTTTCCGGTGGTTGATGTTGTTTCCTAGTGGGGGTTCAAATAGGTTCGACTTAATCTGGGCCCCTTTTGCTTCTGTAACCGCTTCGTGTGGCTCTTTGAGAGGACCGGGTCACTTGTTTGTCCCATTTCTTATGCTTTGTAATTATTTCTGCActgttattgtttgttttaggtttgttgtTGGGAAGCCTACCCCACTTTTAGTTTTAGGATTGCCTATTCTCTCTTCTATTCGGATCAGGAATGGGAAAGATCATCCCTTGTAACCTTTTTCcctaatcaattaaaaaaaaaaaaaaaacccacaacatTAGGCTATTGCCTTGAATATTCCCTATAATCTTATTGAAGTATtgttcatattattttattttgaatacgAGTCGAGCTAGATAATTTGTTCAAGCTtagctcatttattttttcaaacgaacttaGGCTTGTTCACGAGTTGCTCAATTAACTTATTTGCtcattatataaaataaatatcaagatcgtttattttttttttctttgtaattccatattaattattagttaattaataattgttaagattttatcattcgagttaattaaataaattaacttaaatcttaaataatcaaatatcgagtttatatgtatatatatgaattcATTATGCGCACGCGAGCAAAAAACATATTTCTACACACACAAATACATATACCTATATCAAGACTTGCAATAACAATAATTCaagatatatttattatattaggAAAAGAAGGTAttctaatacaaaattaaaataatactataaaaaaaaaaaaaattaagttatacGAATTTATGCAAGTCGAGCCAAGTTTATACGAGTATAACTAGTTTAATAATTGAACTTAATTTTATGTTCACGATGAGctaatttattaaacaaattgaattCGAGTCAAATTTATATGGGTTAATTGTCAAATGGACTTGCTCATTTACAACTCGATCCATGGCTAGGCCATGGACAACTCTCTAATCTCAcctattaaacaaaaaaaaaaacacttgaagTGGTTCTGTGGTTACACCATGGACCACTCTCTCTGTAACTTTCACTTGCAACTTTCCGAATGACCAACCTCCCTCACTCTTCTTCAGTAGACAAAGTGGTTAACCACCCATCTCTAAAATGTGTTGAGTGCCTTGAATCGAACTCGCAAAAGTACTCTCAACTTTCAatcatgaacatgcataattttttccttttttgataGATTTTTGCATTGGAGTAATAAATTCAATCTTCTGCCAAACTAGAATCATCTGTTTGTATTCATCATCTAATATTGCATTTTTCAACatagtaaaaaagaaaatatgggtGAATTGTCAAACAGACTTGTTCATTTACAACTCGATCCATGGCCTCTAATCTCAcccattaagaaaaaaacacttGAAATGGTTATGTGGTTGCACCATGGACCACCTTCCCTGTTTCACTTGCAACTTCCCAGTTGACCAACctccctctctcttcttcaatagACAAAGTGGTTAACCACCCATTTCTAAAATGTGTTGAGTGCCTTGAATCGAACTCGCAAAAGTACTCTCAACTTTCAatcatgaacatgcataaatttatCCTTTTTGGATAGATTTTTGCATTAGAGTAACAAATTCAATCTCCTGCAAAACTAGAATCGTCCGTTTGTATTCATCATCTAATATTGCATTTTTCAAcatactaaaaaagaaaaaagaaaaaagaaaagagaaaaaaaaaaaaaaaaaaagccgggGGGTTGGGGGAACATACATTCATTTGACTTACTAATGAATGTAAGCCTTGCTGCATAACATCCTtcttatattaatatttaacttACTACCCCATGTATTTTGTCCAAGACTTGCATGCGCTTATATAGATGACATGGTATCAATAGGTCTTAGATTTGATTcttaacaaaattacaaaagacACCATGAATTATTGATCTTAAGTTATGTAAAGGTGGAGTTTCTGAATCCTGAACATGTTAAAGCTTAGATCTTACACTTGTCTTGTCATCAAGAATAATCATCACCTTCCCAATTGCTTTCCTATCTTTGATAGCAGAAAAGGCTAGGCTGGCCTGTCAATAACAATTAATTGAGTTGATCAAATGATGCAtctcccacaaaaaaaaaaaaaaaaaaaaaaaaacagaagcatgcaaattatgacaatttttaaaaaatttaaagcaacAAGTACACTATGCTTTGAATTGGAAAGGACTTGAGTTCCACGTATTGAAGCATAAGGGTGGAGTTGAGTGTTAGCCTGAATTTGAGCTATAAGTTGTGAAATATGTTTGAAGTCACAGTAGTCATTAATTGGTTAAGGCTATGGTGAGATATGTTTGACCTAAAACTCTTTctcaattaagaaaaagaaaacgcaTGCACAATAGTGAATAGGGGTGGGGGAGCTTCAGGATTGCCTGACCTCTGACATGCTGTAAGTATGAGAAATGTGGATGGTGATGAAGCCTCTTGCCATCCATGAGAGTAGCTCCCTAACAGAATCTTCAAGAACACCCGGTCGATGTATTCTGTAGCTACCCCAATAAAGTCCGTGCACTGTCCAATTCTGttggaaaatgatta
It contains:
- the LOC132187515 gene encoding autophagy-related protein 18c-like, with translation MSSTVSTSRGILPPARLGTCDTPNTGASDSFSQPETEFNDGDETELLCVSWNQDYGCFAAGTSQGFRIYNCDPFKETFRRDLKSGGFKIVEMLFRCNILALVGANSQYPPNKVMIWDDHQSRCIGEFAFRSEVRAVKLRRDRIVVVLEHKIYVYNFMDLKLLHQIETLANPRGLCCLSHHSNAFVLACQGLQRGQVRIEHFGLNMTKLILAHDSNIACFTLTMDGLLLATASTKGTLIRIFNTMDGTLLQEVRRGGNRAEIYSIALSPNVQWLAVSSDKGTIHIFGLRVRVVGEDSSAQSNAAQGLALFQQNSSTSLDALISPSTGANPGSSLSFMRGVLPKYFSSEWSFARFHLPEDTQFIAAFGSQNTIIIVGMDGSFYRCSFDPVHGGEMLQQEYVRFLKTESRPR
- the LOC132187516 gene encoding uncharacterized protein LOC132187516 yields the protein MRRHPPFSALSGRRSANVSSLWRRTVRFFTGFVEGFRSHFFKTRSTIFYQAFTITRLSTVASGIPPFKHRLPLFASITTRRSVVHTYRRMCPTRRSVCTTFCFPATAAAFRLDLDVEAFVTSLVLVPLSSSIPATDFDSAYSTLASFRWLMLFPSGGSNRFDLIWAPFASVTASCGSLRGPGHLFVPFLMLCNYFCTVIVCFRFVVGKPTPLLVLGLPILSSIRIRNGKDHPL